AGTTGCTGGTATGGCGCTTGCTCACGTGGCGAGATAGGGATTGTAGCGACAGGACGGTGGCCTTGGCCCCGTTTCACAGATATCCCGTTAAGCGGTTTATTGCTGCCCCACCGAGGTCTGCGCGCCAGAGCGGCACGTAAGTACAAAGGATCGACGAACTCTAATCGCGCGCTGCCGGTGAGGAAAAACTTGCTGCAGCAACCGGTCGCCGCGCCACGTCCCAGTAAGGTCTGGGTCGGCGACATCACAAACTACGGCGCCGGGGAAGGCTAGCCGTATCTGACTGTCTTCCTTGGCCTGTATTCGCGCAAAGTGGTGGGTTGGGCAAAGAGCGAACGCATGCCCGCTTCGCTGTTGTGCGACACGCTGCGCATGACCTTGTTCCAGCGCAAGATGCCGCGGGGCGTCGCGCCGACCGCGGCAACCAGTACAGCTGGCACGAGTAGCTCGGGCTGCTGGGCGAACGCGGACTTAGCATGAGTTACCGAGGTAACTGCTAAGAGCGCGAAGCCTGCCCTCGTGGTACAACCGGTCACCCGCCCCACTTTTTTGTGCGGCGCATCAGCATAAAAATGTGACGAACTCAGGAGCAAACCACTAGCTTGATCGTGAGAATTGATGCTGACCGTCTATCAGGACGGCATCCACAGGGGGATGCAGCGATGCTCATGTTCATTTTTGGACTGTCTCTAGGCGCCTGTATTGGTGCACTCTCGTTGGCAATTTGCCGGTCTTCCGGTGAAAGTGAATCGACGTAGAGGTCCTTTTGATGACGTAGAGGTCTCTTTGATCTTGCCCCCGAATGTCGGACACTTGATCAAGCAGCATTGGTCAGTTCGAACTGCAGTGGGCTACTGAGGTAGCCCAGCGACGAGTGGAGCCGGGTTCGATTGTAGTCAACGGCGATGTATTCGAGCACGCGGGCGGGGCCCATGCCCTTGTGTGGCGCAACGCTTACCGTGGGTCGCCTCAGCCTTCAGGCCGTGGTTCCAGCTTTCCATCGCCGCGTTGCGGACTTCTCTGTTTAGGGGCTACCTGGCTCTTTCTGAAAAGCGTCGGATGTGATGATTCAGAGGAACTCCGCGAGCTTTAGCCATTCTCGGCGAGGAGCGTTGCGATCTCCTCGGTGTGCCTGAGCATCAGCCTTAAATCCCCACGCGACTCCACGTTGAGTCGCAGCAGCGGTTCGGTGTTGGAGCTGCGCAGGTTGAAGCGCCATGGGCCGAAGTCGGCGCTGATGCCGTCGGTGTGGTCGAGGGCGGGCGACTGGCTGGCGTAGTGGCTCATCACCCGTTCGGTGGCCGCGCGTGCGTCGGCGACCTTGAAGTTGATTTCGCCGCTGCAGGGGAAGGCGCGCATGCGGTCTTCCACCAGTTCGGCCAGTGACAGCCCGCGGCTGCTGACCAGTTCGGCGATCAGCAGCCAGGGGATCATGCCGGAGTCGCAGTAGGCGAAGTCGCGGAAGTAGTGGTGGGCGCTCATCTCGCCGCCGTAGATGGCGTTCTCGGCGCGCATGCGCTCCTTGATGAAGGCGTGGCCGGTCTTGCTGAGCACGGGGACACCGCCGGCCTGCTGCACCATCTCGATGGTGTTCCAGGTGAGTCGCGGGTCGTGGATGATCTTCCCGCCGGGATGGCGCGCCAGCAGGGCGGTGGCCAGCAGGCCGACCAAGTAGTAGCCCTCGATGAAGCGGCCGTCGGCGTCGAAGAAGAAGCAGCGGTCGAAGTCGCCATCCCAGGCCACGCCGAAGTCGGCGCCATGGGCGCGCACCGCGTCGGCGGTGGCGGCGCGGCATTCGGGCAGCAGCGGGTTGGGGATGCCGTTGGGGAAATGGCCGTCCGGCTCGTGCTGGATGCGGATGAACTCAAACGGCAGGTGCGGCGCGAGCTGGTCCACGATCAGGCCGGCGCCGCCGTTGCCGGCGTTGACCACGATCTTCAGCGGCTTCAGCCGGTCGCGCTGGATGTAGCCGAGCAGGTGCTGGATATAGGCGGACTTGTCGGTCATCGCCTGCGGCGTGGCGACGCCGGCGGGAATGGTTTCCCGGTGGCTGGCGGCGAAATCGCGGATCGCGAACAGGCCGCTGTCGCCGCTGATCGGCCGCGAGCCTTCGCGCACCAGCTTCATGCCGTTGTAGTCCATCGGATTGTGGCTGGCGGTGACCATCACGCCGCCGGCGGCGCCCAGGTGCATGGTCTGGAAGTAGACCTCTTCGGTGCCGCCCATGCCGATGTCGAGCACCTCGCGCCCGGCCGCGTGGAAACCGTCGGCCAGCGCCGCCTGCAACGCCGGGCTGCTCAGGCGCACGTCGCGCCCCAGCACCACCGGGCCCGGTCCCAGCTGTGCGGCCATGGCCAGGCCGATGCGGCGCGCCAGTTCTTCGTCCAGCTCGTCAGGCACGCGGCCGCGGATGTCGTAGGCCTTGAAGCAGGGGAGTAAGGTCACAAGTGGCTCGCTGATGATGCTCAAACGCGTATTGTATCCATGGTTGTGCTTCTTCCCGATATCGAGGAAGGAACACCTGTCGGGTCGACATCGGTCATGGCCGGCCCGCAGCGGCGGGCAGCCGGCTTCGAACACGGCGCAAGGCGCGGTCGGAGGCGTGGATGCCAGCGTCGTCACCCAAGTCGAAGAGGAATGCCCGGAGCACAACAGCCATTCAAGGGTGGTGTGCGTCGACATGGGCGAGCGTCCCCGCAAGCATGTTTCCATGCCTTGCGTGGCAAGAGCTGGCATATACCCTGGTCAAACCGTCATAACTCGACAGCGGTGTTGCCATTAGTATGGTCGGGGTGATCACCGGAAACGACATGACGGACATCGATACTCTTGCCCCAGCTTCGCATCTGAAGCGTCTGGAGGCGGAAAGCATTCACATCCTGCGCGAGGTGGCGGCGGAATTCGGCAACCCGGTGCTGTTGTATTCCATCGGCAAGGATTCTTCCGTGCTGTTGCATCTGCTGCAGAAGGCGTTTTACCCAGCCCCTCCGCCAATCCCGCTGTTGCATGTGGATACCACCTGGAAATTCCGCGAGATGATCGCCTTCCGCGACCGCCGGGCGGTGGAGACCGGTTGCCGACTGCTGGTGCATGTCAACCAGGAGGGCGTGGACCAGGGTGTCGGGCCGTTCTCGCACGGCGCCACCGTGCATACCGACATCATGAAGACGCAGGCGCTGAAGCAGGCGCTGGACAAGTACAAGTTCGATGCCGCCATCGGCGGGGCACGGCGCGACGAGGAGAAGTCGCGTGCCAAGGAGCGGGTGTTCTCGTTCCGCAACGCGCAGCATCGCTGGGACCCGAAGAGCCAGCGCCCGGAACTTTGGAATCTGTACAACGCACGCATCCACAAGGGTGAGAGTGTGCGTGCCTTTCCGCTCTCCAACTGGACCGAGCTGGATATCTGGTTGTACATCTATCGCGAGAAGATCGAAGTGCCTTCGCTGTACCTGGCCGCCAAACGGCCGGTGGTGGAGCGCGACGGCGCGTTGATCATGGTCGATGACGAACGCATGCCCTTGTTGCCGGGCGAGGTGCCGGAGATGCGCAAGGTGCGCTTCCGCACACTGGGTTGCTACCCGTTGACCGGCGCGATCGAATCCGATGCGGACACGCTGCCGGCGGTGATCCAGGAGATGCTGGTGGCGCGTACCTCCGAACGCCAGGGCCGGGTGATCGACCACGACCCGTCCGCGTCGATGGAGAAGAAGAAGCAAGAGGGTTATTTCTGATGGGCGCGGTGGACTTGGTTTTCGGTCGTGGTGTTCGGGCTGTTTCGGGTTACGTGAAATCAAAAGCTTTACCCCCTCCCAACCTCCCCCTGCGAGCAGGGGGAGGAGCAAAGCGAGAAGCCGCCGCTTGTCTCCCTCTCCAGCGAGCAAGGGCAGGGCGCAGCGTGGCCGCCTGTCTCCCTCCCCTGCGAGCAAGGGCAAGGCGCAGCGCGGCCGCTTGTCTCCCTCCCCTGCTTGCAGGGGAGGGTTGGGGAGGGGTTGCTCTTCGCCCAAACACTCCCGCCCACCCGGAACCCATCGCATGAACCGCGCGGACGCCGGCGCCAGCATCGACGCCTACCTGCAGCAGCACGAGAGCAAGAGCCTGCTGCGCCTGATCACCTGCGGCAGCGTGGACGATGGCAAGAGCACGCTGCTGGGGCGTCTGCTGTATGACACCAAACTGCTGTTCGACGACCAGCTGGCCACGCTGGAGGGCGACAGCCTGCGCCATGGCACGCAGAATGGCGAGCTGGATTTCGCCCTGCTGGTCGACGGACTGTCGGCCGAGCGCGAGCAGGGCATCACCATCGATGTCGCCTACCGTTTCTTCAGTACCGATCGGCGCAAGTTCATCGTCGCCGACTGCCCCGGGCACGAGCAGTACACGCGCAACATGGCAACCGGCGCTTCCACGGCGGAATTGGCGGTGGTGCTGGTCGATGCGCGCAAGGGACTGCTGACGCAGACCCGTCGGCACACTTACATCTGCGGCCTGCTGGGCATTCGTCATGTGCTGCTGGCGGTGAACAAGATGGACCTGGTCGACTATGCCGAGGACGTGTTCCGGCCGATCGAGGCAGCCTACCGCGAGCTGGCCGGGCAGATGGGCATCGACCAGGTTACCGCGATACCGCTGTCGGCATTGCGCGGCGAGAACATCAGCAGCCGGTCGACGCTGATCGACTGGTACACCGGGCCGTGTCTGCTGGAGCAGCTTGAAACCGTGCAGATCGCCCACGCGGCCAGCGACCTCGGCTTCCGCATGCCGGTGCAGTGGGTGTGCCGCCCGGATCAGGGCTTCCGTGGTTACGCTGGCCAGGTGGCTGCGGGCACGTTGTCGCGTGGCGACGAGGTGGTGGTGCTGCCGGCTGGGGTGCGTTCGCATGTTGCGCGTATCGTGACCGCCGATGGCGATCTGCAGCGGGCGCGTACCGGCGATACGGTCACCTTGACGCTGGCCGACGAGCGCGACATCAGTCGTGGCGACATCATCGCCGCCGCGACGAAGCCGCCGCAGGTCGCCGACCAGTTCGCCGCCAACCTGCTCTGGATGGACGAGAGCCCGCTGCTGCCGGGGCGGCCGTACGGGCTGAAGATCGGCACGCGCACGGTCACCGCGCAGATCACCGAGATCAAGCACAAGGTCGACGTCAACACGCAGGAACGGCAGGCGGCCAAACGGCTGCTGCTCAACGAAGTGGCCTACTGCAATATCAGCCTCGACCAGCCGATCGCCTTCGAGCCGTATGAGCGCTGCCACGAGCTGGGCGGCTTCATCCTGATCGATCGCCAGAGCAACGCCACTGTGGCGGCGGGCACGCTGGCGTTCGCGCTGCGTCGAGCCAGCAACATCCATTGGCAACACCTGGATGTTGACCGGGCCGCGCGTGCGTCGATCAAGGGCCAGACGCCTGCCTGCCTGTGGTTTACCGGCCTTTCCGGTTCCGGCAAATCGACCATCGCCAACCTTGTCGAAAAACGCCTGCATGCGATGGGTTACCACACCTACATGCTGGACGGCGACAACGTGCGCCATGGCCTCAATCGCGATCTCGGTTTCACCGACGAGGACCGCGTCGAGAACATCCGTCGCGTGGCCGAGGTCGCCCGCCTGATGACCGACGCGGGCTTGATCGTGCTGGTGTCCTTCATCAGCCCGTTCCGCAGCGAGCGGCGCATGGCACGCGCATTGTTCGACGTTGGCGAATTCCGCGAGGTCTTCGTCGACACGCCGCTGGCAATCTGCGAACAGCGCGACGCCAAGGGCCTGTATGCCAAGGCCCGGGCCGGAGACATCAAGAACTTCACCGGCATCGACTCCCCGTATGAGCCGCCGGAAGCTCCGGAACTGCACCTGCAGACCACCACCGCCAGCGCGGAAGCCCTGGCTCAACGTGTCGTCGACAGCCTGCTGATCTGACCATTCGGGGGAGGGTATCGCCCGTCCCCCGAGGCAGATACTTTCGCAAAAATGGCGAACACCGCGCTCCCTGCAGAGCTGCAGGCAGGGCGCACCGGCACCGCGCCGATCAACGGAACAGCAGGTTGATCGCCACCAGCGTGACCACCAGCACCACCAGGGTCAGCGGCACGCCCACGCGCAGGAAGTCTTTGCCTTTGTAGCCGCCGGGGCCGGTGACCATCATCAGGGCCGGGTGGCCGGAGCTGAGCAGGAAGGTGTTGGAGGAGGATACGGCGACGATCAGCGCATAGGCCGACGGGTTGCCGCCGGTGGCGACGGCGACGCTGATGGCGATGGGCACCATCATCACGGTGGCGCCCACGTTGGACATCACCTGCGAGAACAGCAGGGTGAGCACGGCCAGGCACAGCTGCAGCACCCACGGCGATGCGCTGCCCAGGTGATCCAGCACCACCTGGGCGATCCACGCGGCGGTGCCGGTGGCGTCCATCGACCAGCCCAGCGGGATCAGGCAGGCGGTGACGAAGATGGTCTTCCAGTTGATCGCCTTGTAGCCCTCGTCCATGTTCAGCACGCCGGTGAGCAGCATGCCGATCGCGCCGGTCATCATCGCCACCGACAGGTCGAGGTTGGTGAACAGGGCCAGGCACTTGGCCAGCAGGAAGAAGCCCACCGCCTGCCAGATCTTGCCGGGGCGCTGCTGTTCCTTGGGGATGTCGGTGACCACGACCAGGTCGCGGTCTTCGGCGGCCAGCGACAGGTCGCGCCAGTTGCTGTGCAGCACCACGGTGTCGCCGGCGCGCAGGCTGACGCCACGCACGTCCTCGCGCAGCACCTTGTCGCCGCGGGTCACCGCCAGCACGGAAATGCCGAAGCGCTTGCGCAGGCGCAGCTCGCCCACGGTGTGCTTGATGAAGCGCGACACCGGCGGAATCACCACTTCGGAAATGCCGGCGCGGCTCGGGTTGAACAGCTCGCCCAGCTGGCGCATGCGGGTGGACAGGCGACACAGCTGGTTGTTGGCGAACTGGTTGAGTTGCTCGCGCGGGCCGAGCACGCCCAGCACCGAGCCGACCCAGATCACGTGGTCGGCCGGCGGCGCCATGCGCGCGTCGTTGCCGCTCTTGATCGCCAGGATCAGCGGCGCCTCGTACAGCTGTTCCGCCTCGCCGATGCTCATGCCGACCAGCGGGCTCTCGGCGGTGACGGTGAGCTCGGCGGTCTCGCCGACGATGCCGTAGGTTTCGGCGAAGTAGCTTTCGGTGCGCCCGGGCGTCACCTTCAGCCGTTCGTCCTCGTGCCCCGGCAGCAGCTTGCGGCCGAAGAAATAGAAATAGGCGATGCCGACCACGGCCAGCGCCAGGCCCACCGGGGTCACGCTGAACAGGCCGAACTTCGGGATCGTGTGCGCGCCCGGCGGCAGGTTCACGTTGGCGCTGGCGATCAGGTCGTTCAGCACGATCAGCGGCGAGTTCGCGATCAGCGTGGTGTTGGTGGCGGTGAGGATGCAGAACGCCATCGGCAGCAGCAGCCGCGAAATCGGCACGCCGGTGCGCGCGGCGAGCCGGCTGCTGACCGGGATCATCAGGGCGGCCAGCGCCTGGCTGGGAATCACCGCGCTGAACAGGCTGGCGACCATGTTGATCACCATGCCCAGCCGCGACTCCGCCCCGCGCGCCATGCGCATCACGAAATTGGCGGTGAGCTGCAGCACGCCGGCGCGGTCCAGTCCCTCGCCCATGATCATGATCGCGATGATCGCGATCACCGCGTTGCCGGCGAAGCCGTTGAACACGCGATCGGATGGAATCAGCCCGGTCAGGCCGATCACCACCACCACCAGCAGCGCCACCATGTCGGCGCGAATCCACTCCAGCACCAGCATCAGCATGGTGAAACCCACCAGCCCGAGCACCAGGATCATTTCGGGGGTGAGCGAGAGCGCCATCAGCTGACGTCCCTGCGGCGCAGCGGCTTGCGGTGGATACGGCGGGGCAGTGGAAACTTCACGCTGCTGTCGATTCGTCCCTGGGCGGATGTCCGTGAGTATAAGCGGGGTGGTGCGATTGCTGGTGAACCTGAGGCCAAGAGCTTGACCCAAGAGCTTGACCCCAAGAGCTTGACCCCACCCCAGCCCTCCCCTGCGAGCAGGGGAGGGAGCACAGCGCTTTGCTCCTCCCCCTGCTTGCAGGGGGAGGTTGGGAGGGGGTTACGCTTTTCCCCCACCCAGCGAAAGGACTCGCCATGCACATCAAGTGGATCCGTGCCCGCCGCCTGCGCAACGAAGGGACCGATGCCGAGCGGCGTCTGTGGCAACACCTGCGGCATCGCCAGCTGGCCGGCCACAAGTTCCGGCGGCAGTATCCGTTGGCCGGGTACATCGTGGACTTCATCTGCGTGCCGGCGCGGCTGGTGGTCGAGCTGGATGGCGGGCAGCACCTGGACGCAGTCGAGTACGACCGGCGGCGCACGGAAATCCTCGAGCGTGAGGGCTATTGCGTGTTGCGCTTCTGGAACGACGAGGTGCTGCTGCGCACGGAGGATGTGGTGGGGGAGATTTTTCGGGTGCTTGAGGAGAGGTCAAGAGCGTGACCCCACCCCAGCCCTCCCCTACGTTGTAGGGGAGGGAGCAGTCCGGCGAGCTCGCAGCTTTTCTCCCTCCCCTGCGAAGTAGGGGAGGGTTGGGGTGGGGTTCGCTCTTGCTCAGACTTTCCGGTAAAGCAGATCCCAAACCCCATGCCCCAGCTTCAGCCCGCGCCGTTCGAAGTGGGTTTCGATGCGCCACTCGGGCTTCTCGGCGTACTGCCCGGTGCCGAGCTGGTTGCGCCAGGCGGGCGCGGCTTCCATCACTTCGAGCATGTGTTCGGCGTAGGGCTGCCAGTCGGTGGCCAGGTGCAGCAGGCCGTCCGGTGCCATGCGCGAGGCGAGCAGGGCGACGAATTCGGGCTGGATCAGGCGGCGCTTGTTGTGGCGCTTCTTGTGCCACGGGTCGGGAAACCAGATGCGCGCCTCGGCCAGCGTGCCCGGCGCGATCTCGTGTTCCAGCACTTCCACCGCGTCGTGTTTGTAGATGCGCACATTGCTGGCGTCGCGGGCGGCCAGTGCGTTCATCAGCCGGCCCACGCCGGGGCCGTGCACTTCGACGCCGAGGAAGTCGCGGGCCTGGTCGTGCTCGCTGGCCCAGGCCAGCGCCTCGCCGTTGCCGAAGCCGATCTCCAGCACCAGCGACGCGCTGCGGCCGAAGCTGGCGGCGAAGTCGTGCGGCGTGCCGCGGTAGTCGATGCCGAAGCGCGACCACAAGGTGTCGAAGGCGCGCTGCTGCGCGGGCGTCATGCGGCCCTCGCGCAGCACGAAGCTGCGGATGCGGCGCATGTAATCGGGTGTGGGGGAGTCGGTGGGCTCGGACATCCGCCTATTGTAGGGCTTGTGCCGGCGTCGGCTGATGCGCCGCCTCGGTGCAAAGTCAAAAGCGGACCCCACCCCAGCCCTCCCCTGCGAGCAGGGGAGGGAGCCAGGCGTGAGGCTGCGCGCTCTGTTCTCTCCTACGAAGCAGGGGGAGCCGAGCCTGAGGCTGTGCGTTCCACTCCCTCCCCTGCGAGCAGGGGAGGGTCGGGGTGGGGTTCGCTCTTGCTCCTAGTGCCGCCGATCTCCCCGATCCAGTCGCTCGGCGCCCTTTCTCGGTGATGGCCGCGACGTGTTCTGCTGCGGCCTGGGTGCTTCGACTCGCGGTGCCGGGCGTTGCGGCGGCTGGTAGCGGGGCGGCGGTGGCGCGCTGGGACGGGGTTGCGGTCGCGGCGCTTCGCGCATGGGCTCGCGCTGCACGGGTTCGGGGCGCTGGAAGCGTGGCTGCGGGCGTTCGAAGCGGCGTGGCTCGGGCTCGCTGCGTGCGGGCGTGGTGACGGGCGTCTGCGGTGTCACCCGCTGGAATTGCGCGCGATCATGCGGCACCACGCGCGCGTCGTCGCGGCGGGTCGGTGGCATCGGGCGTGGCGCGCGATCGTTGACCGAGGGCGCGGGCGGGCTCGGAGCGATGTAGCTCACCCCCGGGCGCTGCATGCTTTCGCGGCGCTCGGCGCCGTAGTTGCCGCGCGGATGCGCGAAGCGGGCCGAGCGCAGTTCACTGTCGTTGCGCGCGTTGTTTGCATGCTCATCGCGCGCGGCCGGCGTGATGCGGGGAACGACCGGCAATTGCGCCGTTGCGGGCGCGGCGCGACGCACGTTGCCGCCGCCGCGATCGGCCATCGGTGGGCGTCGTCCCGGGCCCTGGCTGCCCAGCACGCGCACCCTTCCGCTGGAGGTGTCGCCCGTTAGCTTGCCGTGGTTCGGCACGGGGGCGTCGTGGATGTTCGGCGGCGCGCGACGGGCGACCACCTCGCGGGTGAAGCCGGCGGCGGGGAGGTTGCGCACGTGGGTGGTGCGCGGCCCGTGGTCGGCGCGGTCGGTGGGGCGCACGCCGGCGATGTCGCGCGTGCGCAACGACGTGTCGGTGAGCTTGCGCGGATCGACATGCAGGCGATTGCCCTTCACGCGATGGCCGCCGGCGAAGCTGTCGCCGGACACCGCGGTGAAACCGCGGGGCGCGCCGCGATGATGGTCACCCCGAGCGAAGTCGCCGCGACGGTAGCGGTTGTAGTGGTCGTCGACGTCACGCCGCGGATCGTGTCCGCCGCGCACGCGGATGTTGTGCACGTTGACGCGGGTGTAATAGCGGCGGCCGCAGCGATACCACGGGTTGTAGATTTCGCCCGGGCCCAGCGGGAACCAGCCCACCGGCGCGCCGCCGATGCCCACCGACCAGCCACCGCCACCGACGAAGGCGACCAGTGCCGGCGCGTAGATCGCACGCACGCCGCGCGGGCCGGGAATCCAGCCCCAGCCGCGCTGGGTGTAGGCCCAGCGACCGTAGTGGTATGGCGCGTAACCCCAGGGCGCGTCGTCGATCCAGGTCCAGCCCCAGGGCGCGATGTACGCCCAGTGGCCATTGCGGTACGGCGCCCAGTCCGAACCGACGTTGCGCGGATACCACACGGCGCCGTATTCGCTGCTGTCCTGCCAGGCGCCGTACTGGTCCAGGTCCTGGTAGCCGACCACGTCGTCGGAGACGTACTGGCTGCTGTCGGATTGTGCGTAGCGACGATCGCGCTCGCTGGCCCAGCGATCGAAGGCGTCGCCGCCGGCGATGTCGCTGATCGTCACCATGGCCAGGCTGGCGTCGGTGAAGCGGTAGCTGCGGCCGGGATTGATCGAGCGCTGGGCGTTGTTTTCGCCGAACACGGTGGCGGCGCCATCCAGCGCCGCGATGCGCGTGCTGCCGTCGCCCGGATCGACGTCGACGCGGAACGTGCCGGGTTGGTCCACCACCAAGGCCACCGCGGGAGTGTCGATCTCGTAGCTTTCGCCGTCGCCGAGCCGGCGCACGGTGAGGCTCAGGCTGCCCTGGGTCAGCTCGATCTGCGCCAGCTGGTCGTTGAGGTCGAGCAGGCCGAGGTCGGACTGGCCGTCGATGCGCAGGGTGCCGCCGTCGAACTCCAGCTCGGCGCGCGTGCCCGCCGCACTGGAGAGCTTGTCGCCGGTGGTCAGCGGGCGGTTGACGTTGGCGTCGCTCCAGTCCTTCGCGCCGGAAGGCAGGAAGCCCAGGTCGCCGCCGACATACGACAGGCGCGCCACCCGGGTCGGCGGATCGGCGCTGTCATCGGCGTCGGATGGGGCATCGGATTGCGCCTGCGCCAATCCGGCGACCAGGCACAGCAGCAACACCGCCAGCACGCGCCGGTAGCGGCGCCATGAAACAGGGGACTCGGCAAACCTGGACATGCGGCTCTCCTTGGCAAGTGCAGATGAGGCGGGAGCAGGGCGGGGTTTCGTCATGGGATCGTGAACGCGCAGTGTCGACCAAACGATGACCCCACGCCGAGTATGCGCAGGCGATTGTTCAGCACCCGTTGGGTGCGCCGCTCCTGGCCATTGCTCCCTCACCTGCTCGCAGGGGAGGGCCGGGGTGGGGTCGCTCCTGACGCCGCCTTCCAACCACGCGAATCCCGGGTTACCATCCGCCGGCCAAGTGCGGGTGTAGCTCAATGGTAGAGCTGTAGCTTCCCAAGCTACTGACGAGGGTTCGATTCCCTTCACCCGCTCCACTCCCCGCTGCATCGATCCCCGAGCTTCCCACAACCCACATGGCGGATCTGATTACCTTGGGCTGGCGGGAGCGGCTGGCGTTGCCGCAATTGGGCATTCCCCTGCTCAAGGCCAAGCTCGATACCGGGGCGCGCAGCAGTTCGCTGCACGTGGACACCCTCGAAACCTTCCAGCGCGATGGCGATACCTGGCTGCGCTTCAGCCTGCACGTGGGCCGGCGCTCGCCGCTGGCGATCCGTTGCGAAGCGCCTGCGCTGGATCGGCGCACGGTCACCGATACCGGCGGCCGCCGCACTGAGCGGTGGTTCATTCGCACTGCGGTAGAACTGGCCGGGCAGCGATTCGAGATCGACGTCAATCTCACCGATCGCCGGCATATGCTGTTTCCGATGTTGCTGGGTCGCAGTGCGCTGAGCGGGCGCGTTGCGGTGGACCCGGCGCTTTCCTATACCCAGCCGCGGCCGTCGACCACGACCGCGCCATCCCGATGACGGCCTGCCCATGAAAATTGCGATCCTGTCGCGCAATACCCGACTGTATTCGACCAAGCGCCTGGTCGAGGCCGCGCGCGTGCGCGGGCACGTGGTGCGGGTGTTCGATCCGCTGCGCTGCTACGTGCGCATCGCGCCGGGTGCGTCGTCGATCCGCTTCAAGGGCAAGGAGGTGCGCGACATCGATGCGGTGATCCCGCGCATCGGCACCTCCAGCACGTTCTACGGCACCGCCGTGCTGCGCCAGCTGGAGATGATGGGCGTGTACACGCCGAACCCGTCCGACGCGGTGCTGCGGGCGCGCGACAAGCTGCGCTGCCTGCAGATCCTGGCCGCCCAGGGCATCGACATGCCGGTGACCGTGTTCGGCGACAACCCCGACGACACCGAGGACGTGCTGGCCCTGCTCGGCGATCCGCCGCACGTGATCAAGTTGAACGAGGGCAGCCAGGGCACCGGCGTGGTGCTGGCCGAGAAGCGCGCGGCTTCGCAGAGCGTGATCGAGGCGTTCCGCGGCCTGTATGCCAATTTTCTGGTGCAGGAGTTCGTGGCCGAGGCCAAGGGCAGCGACCTGCGCTGCTTCGTGGTCGGCAACCAGGTGGTCGCGGCGATGCAGCGCGATTCCAGCCCGGGCGAGTTCCGCGCCAACCTGCACCGCGGCGGCAGCGCGAAGGCGGCCACGCTGAGCGCCGACGAGGAGCGCATCGCGGTGGCGGCGGCCGGCGCGCTGGGCCTGGGCGTGGCCGGCGTCGACCTGCTGCGTTCGAACCGCGGCCCGCTGCTGCTGGAGGTCAACGCATCGCCTGGCCTG
This is a stretch of genomic DNA from Rhodanobacter sp. FDAARGOS 1247. It encodes these proteins:
- a CDS encoding DUF6600 domain-containing protein; this translates as MSRFAESPVSWRRYRRVLAVLLLCLVAGLAQAQSDAPSDADDSADPPTRVARLSYVGGDLGFLPSGAKDWSDANVNRPLTTGDKLSSAAGTRAELEFDGGTLRIDGQSDLGLLDLNDQLAQIELTQGSLSLTVRRLGDGESYEIDTPAVALVVDQPGTFRVDVDPGDGSTRIAALDGAATVFGENNAQRSINPGRSYRFTDASLAMVTISDIAGGDAFDRWASERDRRYAQSDSSQYVSDDVVGYQDLDQYGAWQDSSEYGAVWYPRNVGSDWAPYRNGHWAYIAPWGWTWIDDAPWGYAPYHYGRWAYTQRGWGWIPGPRGVRAIYAPALVAFVGGGGWSVGIGGAPVGWFPLGPGEIYNPWYRCGRRYYTRVNVHNIRVRGGHDPRRDVDDHYNRYRRGDFARGDHHRGAPRGFTAVSGDSFAGGHRVKGNRLHVDPRKLTDTSLRTRDIAGVRPTDRADHGPRTTHVRNLPAAGFTREVVARRAPPNIHDAPVPNHGKLTGDTSSGRVRVLGSQGPGRRPPMADRGGGNVRRAAPATAQLPVVPRITPAARDEHANNARNDSELRSARFAHPRGNYGAERRESMQRPGVSYIAPSPPAPSVNDRAPRPMPPTRRDDARVVPHDRAQFQRVTPQTPVTTPARSEPEPRRFERPQPRFQRPEPVQREPMREAPRPQPRPSAPPPPRYQPPQRPAPRVEAPRPQQNTSRPSPRKGAERLDRGDRRH
- a CDS encoding RimK/LysX family protein; the protein is MADLITLGWRERLALPQLGIPLLKAKLDTGARSSSLHVDTLETFQRDGDTWLRFSLHVGRRSPLAIRCEAPALDRRTVTDTGGRRTERWFIRTAVELAGQRFEIDVNLTDRRHMLFPMLLGRSALSGRVAVDPALSYTQPRPSTTTAPSR
- the rimK gene encoding 30S ribosomal protein S6--L-glutamate ligase; the encoded protein is MKIAILSRNTRLYSTKRLVEAARVRGHVVRVFDPLRCYVRIAPGASSIRFKGKEVRDIDAVIPRIGTSSTFYGTAVLRQLEMMGVYTPNPSDAVLRARDKLRCLQILAAQGIDMPVTVFGDNPDDTEDVLALLGDPPHVIKLNEGSQGTGVVLAEKRAASQSVIEAFRGLYANFLVQEFVAEAKGSDLRCFVVGNQVVAAMQRDSSPGEFRANLHRGGSAKAATLSADEERIAVAAAGALGLGVAGVDLLRSNRGPLLLEVNASPGLEGIEAATGVDVAAAIMALLETQAAGKQGESRVRRRPAKA